The stretch of DNA ATGTTTTCTCATTGAACGGAGCATAGAATGTTTCCTCTTCTTTGTTTCTTGTAACTGCTTCATGTCTGAGTGGATACTCTCCGGCGTTAGTAGTACAGTAACGTGTAAAATGCAATGATTTTCTGGAAAAATGAATTGATTGGACAGATAAAATAAGATATATAAACTGTTTGTAATTATATATAATAAGAAGTATAAAGTTTTAGTTCCGTACAAACTCATAAGAAAATAGGGAGGAGAGGCCTTGCTATTCGATTTTATTTTTGGAAAGCTTTCCAATGATCTGGCAATAGACCTGGGGACGGCAAATACGCTTGTTTATGTGAAGGGGAAGGGGATAGTGTTGAGCGAACCTTCGGTCGTTGCTGTTCACAGGGATTCGAAAGGAATTAAAAAAGTGCTCGCCGTCGGTGCGGAAGCCAAAAAGATGTTGGGCAGAACACCGGGCAATATAGTGGCAATAAGGCCGATGAGAGACGGTGTTATTGCTGATTTCGATATTACAGAAGCGATGTTGCGCCATTTTATACTGCGCGTACATAACCGCAGGACTCTGGTTCGTCCAAGAATTATTATTTCCATACCTTCCGGAATCACACAGGTTGAGAGAAGAGCTGTCAAGGAAACTGCTGAATCCGCTGGAGCCAGAGAGGTCTATCTTATTGAAGAACCTATGGCAGCAGCGATAGGTGCCGGCCTGCCAATAACGGAACCGATAAGTTCCATGGTTGTCGATATCGGTGGGGGTACTACCGAGGTCGCTGTAATATCACTGTCAGGTATAGTTTATTCAAAGTCCGTACGTGTTGCCGGCGACAAAATGGATGAGGCAATAGTGCAGACTATGAAAAGAAAATACAGTCTTCTGATCGGGGAAAGATCAGCAGAAATCATAAAGACAACCATCGGGTGTGCATATCCGGAGGATGAGTTGAGGACAATAGAAGTAAAGGGAAGAGATCTTATATCAGGCATTCCAAAAATTATAGAAATTGATTCAGAAGAGGTAAGGGAAGCAATAATGGAGCCGATAATTATTATCGTCGATACCATCAAGAGTGCCCTTGAGCAGATTCCTCCGGAATTAGCAGGTGATATTGTTGACAGAGGGATTGTATTGTCCGGTGGTGGAGCACTTTTAAGAAATATGGATCTTCTCATAAGAGAAGAAACCGGTCTTCCCGTAACAATAGCTGATGATCCACTTTCGACAGTGGTTAGAGGGGCAGGCATGGCCCTTGATGAGTTAACTTTATTGAAAGAAGTCGCGGTTCAATCATAACAGGCATTCAGCTATAAGCTTCTGAATTAAAAAACGAATAAGTTAAGTGTCCTTGCTTTCTCCTCGCCTTGAGCTTATTAAAGCCTTTCAAGTCGCACCTTCCTTCAGATCTAAGGCTGACTTCTGATAGCTGGGCGCTTATATAAAAAGACAAAAGTATGATTGCTTGCTTGCTCATGTGAGAAATGTTATTTCCTAAGAAATATCAGCCAATTATTATAGCACTCATTTTCATAATCATCTCTATTGTAATTCTTTCCTTAAACCTCCGACAGTCAGGGGAAACATATCTTCCCAGAAAACTGGTTCTGGAAGCAGCGACACCCTTAGAAAGTATTGTCAACTCGTCTATAGAATGTGTAAGCAATATATGGAAAAGGTATATCTTTTTAGTGGGCCTGGAGGAAGAAAACAGAAGGCTTCGAAAGAAGGTTGCTTCTTTAACAAAAGAGATTAACTATTATCAGGAAATTTATCTTGAGGGGATGCGGTTAAAGAAACTCCTCGCACTAAAAGGAAAAGTTGATTATCCCACTGTTGCTGCCAGGGTTATAGGCAGAAGCAGGTCATCTGTATTTAAAACGACATTAATCAACATAGGAACTACAGATGGTGTAAGATTGGGGTCCCCTGTTTTGATCGATGAAGGCATTATAGGCAGGATCATAGAAACTTCATGGAATGTGTCAAGGGTTCTTCTTTTGATAGACTACAACAGCAATGTTGCTGCTCTTATCCAGGGAAGCAGAGCGCAGGGAGTGCTGCAGGGGCGCGGTTCTGAAGGATGCATCTTAAAAT from Syntrophales bacterium encodes:
- a CDS encoding rod shape-determining protein, with product MLFDFIFGKLSNDLAIDLGTANTLVYVKGKGIVLSEPSVVAVHRDSKGIKKVLAVGAEAKKMLGRTPGNIVAIRPMRDGVIADFDITEAMLRHFILRVHNRRTLVRPRIIISIPSGITQVERRAVKETAESAGAREVYLIEEPMAAAIGAGLPITEPISSMVVDIGGGTTEVAVISLSGIVYSKSVRVAGDKMDEAIVQTMKRKYSLLIGERSAEIIKTTIGCAYPEDELRTIEVKGRDLISGIPKIIEIDSEEVREAIMEPIIIIVDTIKSALEQIPPELAGDIVDRGIVLSGGGALLRNMDLLIREETGLPVTIADDPLSTVVRGAGMALDELTLLKEVAVQS
- the mreC gene encoding rod shape-determining protein MreC, whose product is MLFPKKYQPIIIALIFIIISIVILSLNLRQSGETYLPRKLVLEAATPLESIVNSSIECVSNIWKRYIFLVGLEEENRRLRKKVASLTKEINYYQEIYLEGMRLKKLLALKGKVDYPTVAARVIGRSRSSVFKTTLINIGTTDGVRLGSPVLIDEGIIGRIIETSWNVSRVLLLIDYNSNVAALIQGSRAQGVLQGRGSEGCILKYIHRSEEVQAGDKIISSGLAGVFPKGVLLGTVTRVKKKKFGLFQEIEVTPVVDFSKLEEVIVILPDEVNKK